Proteins encoded by one window of Acidipropionibacterium virtanenii:
- a CDS encoding PspC domain-containing protein, whose amino-acid sequence MSSQPLPVPVPDRAPIWRRAHRSSTGRQIAGVCSGVARRLDVDPLLVRALTVVLALSAGAGVIGYAAAWLLMPDDTETSLADRHLPGLARRRTGTIVAVVLTAYLLTLPVWTSITPFGVGPLVVIGVLSWMAWRAKTGTARRTPRFASARPVGASSSPDTIRTARPAGAATAMASPESPGFDPYRAAPARAVGRSSERPHRSWWLTAAMIMTASAAAAIGLSAPGSHPVLLALAAALGVIGAFELIGTISRRPHLGPLLGIVVAVSLAATAAAPALGLPSRVVAGQEATSTWSNASDLQGGLTVAGSSTRIDASGLELARDARTTVAVIGSEIEVVTPRYANIVVTTDIRGGSVTDPQGRQITSGRQTFWRHRSIPGVPTLTVHLRVYGGQVRLVGPS is encoded by the coding sequence ATGAGTTCGCAGCCCCTACCGGTTCCGGTGCCCGATCGGGCGCCGATCTGGCGGCGCGCGCACCGGTCGTCGACCGGCCGGCAGATCGCCGGGGTGTGCTCAGGGGTTGCACGACGCCTCGACGTGGATCCGCTGCTGGTGAGGGCGCTGACTGTGGTGCTCGCGCTGAGTGCGGGGGCAGGTGTCATCGGCTATGCCGCGGCATGGCTGCTGATGCCCGATGATACGGAGACGTCCCTGGCCGACAGGCATCTGCCGGGCCTGGCGAGGCGGCGCACCGGGACGATCGTCGCCGTGGTCCTCACGGCGTACCTGCTCACGCTGCCGGTCTGGACGTCGATCACCCCCTTCGGTGTGGGACCTCTGGTGGTCATAGGGGTGCTCTCCTGGATGGCATGGCGCGCGAAGACCGGGACGGCCCGTCGGACTCCGAGGTTCGCCTCGGCCCGTCCGGTCGGCGCGAGTTCGTCTCCGGACACGATCCGGACGGCACGCCCGGCGGGAGCGGCCACGGCCATGGCATCACCGGAATCTCCCGGGTTCGATCCTTACCGGGCCGCACCGGCCCGGGCGGTGGGCCGATCCTCGGAGCGCCCCCACCGCAGCTGGTGGCTCACCGCTGCGATGATCATGACGGCCTCGGCGGCCGCCGCCATCGGCCTGTCAGCTCCCGGATCACATCCTGTTCTGCTGGCTCTGGCCGCCGCCCTGGGAGTCATCGGCGCCTTCGAGCTCATCGGCACGATTTCCCGCCGGCCTCATCTCGGCCCGTTGCTCGGCATCGTGGTGGCCGTCAGCCTGGCGGCGACTGCGGCGGCCCCGGCTCTGGGGCTGCCGAGCCGCGTGGTGGCGGGTCAGGAGGCCACCTCGACCTGGAGCAACGCCTCCGATCTTCAAGGCGGCCTCACGGTGGCCGGAAGTTCGACACGGATCGACGCCTCCGGCCTGGAACTCGCCCGGGATGCCCGGACCACCGTCGCCGTGATCGGGAGCGAGATTGAAGTCGTGACACCGAGATATGCGAACATCGTTGTCACGACCGATATCAGGGGTGGATCGGTGACCGACCCGCAGGGGCGCCAGATCACATCCGGCCGCCAGACCTTCTGGCGGCACCGGAGCATCCCGGGCGTGCCGACACTGACCGTTCACCTCCGGGTCTACGGCGGACAGGTGAGGCTGGTGGGCCCGTCATGA
- a CDS encoding ATP-binding protein — protein MEQKPGEPGPGRDRQGPAAPDAVEPWPRRATRSADQAWLVGVAAGLARHLGIPVWIVRLGFILLTPIQLLGALLYGALWILMPRETDVTSPGLEAATRLGLRRRGADGGRSAGGTGAVVLIGIGLVLLVQVIGSGVTARWFWPLALAAGGVALVWRQAEDSASSSTADDEPRRWYTPLLGGGRLIAATRVGAGMAMVGSAISLVAASQIGMGQWPTLALMAVLVLAGAGLVSAPWVHSWRVRLRKADQERAVADARADMAAHLHDSVLQTLALIQREADDPRAVATLARRQERELREWLYGGASATSAGTPAGGDGPEPSTLKAALAAEASRIEAERGVPVELVCVGDTDITERLRAMVQAAAEAVMNAAKHSHAAKVDVYAEVEPELVEVFVRDRGVGFDPETIADDRMGVRRSIIERMERHGGCAHIRTGVGEGTEIRLEMAP, from the coding sequence ATGGAGCAGAAGCCGGGTGAACCCGGACCCGGCCGGGACCGTCAAGGCCCGGCGGCCCCGGACGCCGTGGAGCCGTGGCCGCGGCGTGCCACTCGCAGCGCCGACCAGGCCTGGCTCGTAGGGGTCGCCGCAGGACTGGCCCGGCACCTCGGCATCCCGGTCTGGATCGTGCGGCTCGGATTCATTCTGCTCACCCCCATCCAGCTGCTCGGAGCGCTGCTCTACGGCGCGCTGTGGATACTCATGCCGCGCGAGACCGACGTCACCAGCCCGGGCCTCGAGGCAGCGACTCGCCTCGGCCTGCGTCGCAGGGGCGCTGACGGCGGGCGCTCCGCGGGCGGTACCGGCGCCGTGGTGCTGATCGGCATCGGACTGGTGCTTCTGGTCCAGGTCATCGGGAGCGGTGTCACCGCCCGGTGGTTCTGGCCGCTGGCCCTGGCGGCCGGCGGCGTCGCGCTGGTGTGGCGCCAGGCCGAGGACTCGGCATCCTCCTCGACGGCCGACGACGAGCCCCGCCGCTGGTACACGCCCCTGCTGGGTGGCGGACGGCTGATCGCCGCGACGCGGGTGGGTGCCGGTATGGCGATGGTGGGCAGCGCGATCTCGCTGGTCGCCGCATCCCAGATCGGCATGGGGCAGTGGCCGACCCTGGCGCTGATGGCCGTCCTGGTGCTCGCCGGGGCCGGCCTCGTCTCGGCACCCTGGGTGCACTCCTGGCGGGTGCGGCTCCGCAAGGCGGACCAGGAACGGGCGGTCGCCGACGCCCGGGCCGACATGGCGGCCCACCTGCACGACTCGGTACTGCAGACCCTGGCACTGATCCAGCGGGAGGCGGATGATCCCCGCGCCGTCGCCACCCTCGCCCGCCGTCAGGAGCGGGAACTCCGCGAGTGGCTCTACGGCGGCGCGAGCGCCACATCCGCGGGCACGCCGGCGGGAGGCGATGGCCCCGAGCCGTCCACCCTCAAGGCTGCGCTGGCGGCCGAGGCCTCGCGCATCGAGGCCGAGCGCGGGGTGCCGGTCGAACTGGTCTGCGTCGGTGACACCGACATCACCGAGCGACTCCGGGCGATGGTTCAGGCGGCCGCCGAGGCGGTGATGAACGCGGCGAAGCACTCGCATGCCGCCAAGGTCGACGTCTACGCGGAGGTCGAACCGGAGCTCGTGGAGGTCTTCGTGCGCGATCGTGGGGTCGGGTTCGACCCTGAGACCATCGCAGATGACAGGATGGGGGTGCGACGTTCGATCATCGAGCGGATGGAGAGGCACGGGGGATGCGCGCACATCCGTACGGGAGTCGGCGAGGGAACCGAGATTCGGCTGGAGATGGCGCCATGA
- a CDS encoding LuxR C-terminal-related transcriptional regulator, which produces MTQTTTELDGPVSIVLVDDHEMFRSGVRAEMERHRDRVTVVGEGQDVETSVSAVMGSLPRVVLLDVHLPGGGGAEVIRRCEAAGLGSATRFLALSVSDAAEDVITVIRAGARGYVTKSISSEDLLSAIERVATGDAVFSPRLAGFVLDAFSGSIEVASIDEDLDRLSPREREVMRLIARGYAYKEVAKELFISVKTVETHVSNVLRKLQLSNRYELTRWATDRRLI; this is translated from the coding sequence ATGACCCAGACAACGACCGAGCTGGACGGTCCGGTGAGCATCGTCCTGGTGGACGATCACGAGATGTTCCGGTCGGGGGTGAGGGCGGAGATGGAACGGCACCGGGACAGGGTGACGGTGGTCGGCGAGGGGCAGGACGTCGAGACCTCGGTGAGCGCGGTGATGGGGTCCCTGCCCCGGGTGGTGCTGCTCGACGTCCACCTTCCAGGCGGCGGAGGTGCCGAGGTCATCCGGCGCTGCGAGGCCGCAGGTCTGGGATCGGCCACCCGATTTCTCGCCCTGTCGGTCTCCGACGCCGCCGAGGACGTCATCACCGTGATCCGGGCGGGCGCCCGCGGATATGTCACCAAGTCGATCTCCTCGGAGGACCTCCTGTCCGCCATCGAACGGGTGGCCACCGGCGATGCGGTCTTCTCTCCGCGGCTGGCCGGTTTCGTGCTGGACGCCTTCTCCGGATCGATCGAGGTGGCCAGCATCGACGAGGATCTCGACCGGCTCTCCCCCCGGGAGCGAGAGGTGATGCGGCTGATCGCCCGCGGCTACGCCTACAAGGAGGTCGCCAAGGAGCTGTTCATCTCGGTCAAGACCGTCGAGACCCATGTGTCGAATGTGCTGCGCAAGCTGCAGCTGTCGAACCGGTATGAACTCACTCGTTGGGCCACCGACCGCCGGCTCATCTGA
- a CDS encoding GlsB/YeaQ/YmgE family stress response membrane protein, which yields MGFLGWIMLGLIAGSIAKAILPGRQGGGWFATLLLGVVGSVVGGWIGSSLFHVGIYHFWSLQSWLLAIVGSLIVLIVWGFIKGRRSA from the coding sequence ATGGGATTTCTAGGTTGGATCATGTTGGGGCTGATCGCCGGATCGATCGCCAAGGCCATCCTGCCCGGACGTCAAGGAGGCGGTTGGTTCGCCACCCTGCTCCTCGGAGTCGTCGGGTCGGTGGTCGGGGGTTGGATCGGAAGCAGCCTGTTCCATGTCGGTATCTATCACTTCTGGAGCCTGCAGTCGTGGCTGCTGGCCATCGTCGGCTCCCTCATCGTGCTGATCGTCTGGGGATTCATCAAGGGGCGCCGCAGCGCCTGA